One part of the Puniceicoccus vermicola genome encodes these proteins:
- a CDS encoding sugar phosphate isomerase/epimerase family protein codes for MKLLFTKSKWEMWDDPLEDFLQRAAADGFEAVEIYLPAQPESASEIAARVSDHGLLLVAQIITEGETPEDHLRSLQERFAKAEESEPLLINSHTGCDVFGFAENCRIYREACRLSEESGILFTQETHRGRPTGSGPMTRDLLREIPELRLNADFSHWFCVHESDLRNQSETVELAIRHSSHIHARVGFSEGPQVPDPLAPEYRDWTDLHLDLWKRILDVRKKAGASFLTITPEFGPPPYMPVEPFTGRPLADAWDVNVRFRDYLKPILTSNENPVGTLS; via the coding sequence ATGAAACTTCTCTTCACCAAATCGAAATGGGAAATGTGGGACGACCCGCTGGAAGATTTTCTCCAGCGGGCCGCAGCCGACGGTTTCGAGGCGGTGGAGATTTACTTACCGGCTCAGCCGGAAAGCGCTTCCGAGATAGCAGCCCGTGTTTCCGATCACGGGCTGCTCTTGGTGGCCCAGATCATCACCGAGGGCGAGACGCCCGAGGATCATCTGCGGTCACTGCAGGAGCGTTTTGCCAAAGCTGAGGAGTCCGAGCCGTTGCTGATCAACAGTCATACCGGTTGCGATGTGTTCGGCTTTGCCGAGAACTGCAGGATTTATCGGGAGGCTTGTCGGCTCTCGGAGGAGTCGGGGATTCTCTTCACGCAGGAAACGCATCGGGGCCGTCCGACTGGTAGCGGTCCTATGACCCGCGACCTGCTGCGGGAGATCCCGGAACTTCGTCTGAATGCAGACTTTTCCCATTGGTTCTGTGTGCACGAGAGCGATCTCCGCAACCAATCGGAGACCGTGGAACTGGCCATCCGGCACAGCTCCCACATTCATGCACGGGTCGGATTTTCCGAGGGCCCGCAGGTCCCGGATCCTCTGGCTCCGGAGTATCGCGATTGGACAGACCTGCACTTGGATCTTTGGAAACGTATTCTCGATGTGCGGAAGAAGGCGGGCGCTTCCTTTCTCACGATCACTCCGGAATTTGGCCCGCCGCCCTACATGCCGGTCGAACCTTTTACCGGGCGACCGCTGGCGGATGCCTGGGATGTGAATGTTCGCTTTCGCGATTACTTGAAACCGATTTTAACCTCAAATGAAAACCCTGTCGGAACTCTCTCCTGA
- a CDS encoding phytanoyl-CoA dioxygenase family protein encodes MTTTTNPRLTPEEVEHYKTEGYVIPKGKVFADDKFEALSDYFDEKLAAWPKDERPEQMDTPHFADPKLLDWALAPEVVDLVEPLLGPDIILFSTHFICKPQGDGRRVPWHEDSAYWRRMLDPMEVATVWLAIDPSTKKNGCMYVIPRTHNTGKMGFSDYEGVDVTKSVFDTEIVKSQRKDELAVPCELQRNQCSLHDARTQHGSPPNTSDMRRCGWTLRFIPASSKLNEDYHDRHLMYMARGKNLLNQPMADPTKSYAHINELRRQLGVKAH; translated from the coding sequence ATGACTACCACAACCAACCCACGCCTCACTCCCGAAGAAGTCGAACACTACAAAACCGAGGGATACGTCATCCCGAAGGGCAAAGTGTTTGCGGACGATAAATTCGAAGCCCTTTCGGATTATTTTGATGAAAAGCTGGCCGCTTGGCCGAAAGACGAGCGTCCGGAGCAGATGGACACGCCTCACTTTGCGGATCCGAAGCTCCTGGACTGGGCGCTTGCTCCCGAGGTCGTGGACCTGGTCGAGCCGTTGCTCGGGCCGGATATCATTCTTTTCTCCACCCACTTTATCTGCAAGCCGCAAGGGGATGGCCGTCGGGTGCCCTGGCATGAGGATAGTGCCTATTGGCGCCGCATGCTCGACCCGATGGAAGTCGCGACCGTGTGGTTGGCCATCGATCCCTCGACGAAGAAGAACGGCTGCATGTACGTCATCCCGCGGACTCACAATACCGGGAAAATGGGATTCTCCGATTACGAGGGAGTCGATGTGACGAAGAGTGTTTTCGATACCGAGATCGTCAAGAGCCAGCGGAAGGACGAGTTGGCCGTGCCTTGTGAACTCCAACGGAATCAATGTTCGTTGCACGATGCCCGCACTCAGCACGGAAGCCCTCCCAATACCTCGGATATGCGTCGTTGTGGCTGGACCCTGCGTTTCATCCCGGCCTCTTCCAAATTGAACGAGGACTATCACGACCGTCACCTCATGTACATGGCCCGGGGGAAGAATCTTTTGAATCAACCGATGGCCGATCCGACGAAGAGTTACGCGCACATCAACGAGCTGCGCCGGCAGTTGGGGGTCAAAGCACACTGA
- a CDS encoding AraC family transcriptional regulator has protein sequence MKTILWRQICPNEEHLHVATIELKRMRAPAMHRHDFYECFLVLDGNGTHKLPEGETPLRGHTLYFLRPEHAHAIYGLKNLVFLNLAFRASTFEKVFSLAEFTPGLWREGDPVQSVELDEQQVEDFTQWVAQVAGDRSARNASWLLLSLARLLQPRQSTTLQRPNMPDWMADGLSRATESDVVTEGLPALTRIMGRSREHIARSFQQHLGQTPTEWINQERIERACLLLATTRLSVYEIALDCGFESASYFHKCFRQARGTTPRDYRTNLMRIQR, from the coding sequence ATGAAAACCATCCTCTGGCGCCAGATCTGCCCCAACGAGGAGCATCTGCACGTGGCGACGATTGAACTCAAGCGCATGCGGGCTCCGGCCATGCATCGACACGACTTCTACGAATGTTTTCTCGTCCTCGACGGGAACGGCACCCACAAACTCCCCGAAGGAGAAACTCCGCTGAGGGGCCACACCCTCTACTTTCTCCGCCCCGAACACGCGCATGCGATCTACGGTCTTAAAAATCTGGTCTTCCTCAACCTGGCCTTCCGCGCCAGCACCTTCGAGAAAGTGTTTTCCCTTGCCGAATTCACTCCGGGACTTTGGCGCGAAGGGGATCCCGTCCAGTCCGTGGAACTTGATGAGCAACAAGTTGAAGACTTCACCCAATGGGTGGCTCAAGTCGCCGGGGACCGCAGTGCGCGCAACGCATCCTGGCTGCTTCTGAGCCTGGCCCGCCTCCTACAACCTCGTCAGTCCACGACCCTCCAGCGACCCAACATGCCCGACTGGATGGCCGACGGCCTCTCCCGGGCGACCGAGAGCGATGTCGTGACCGAGGGCCTCCCCGCCCTCACCCGCATCATGGGTCGATCCCGCGAGCACATCGCCCGGAGCTTCCAGCAACACCTCGGCCAAACCCCGACCGAATGGATCAACCAGGAACGCATCGAACGCGCCTGTCTCCTCCTCGCCACCACCCGACTTTCCGTCTACGAGATCGCGCTCGATTGTGGCTTCGAGAGCGCGAGCTACTTTCACAAATGCTTCCGCCAAGCCCGCGGAACCACTCCCCGGGACTACCGGACGAATTTGATGCGGATCCAGAGGTAG